One Gemmatimonas sp. UBA7669 genomic window carries:
- a CDS encoding YggS family pyridoxal phosphate-dependent enzyme, whose amino-acid sequence MPISDHVTVVREAVAEARERIAAARARGGHGQDVTLVAVTKTHGPEAVEAAYAAGVMDVGENRVQEAERKMDAVTVPVRWHLIGHLQTNKAGHVHRFHLLHSLDRDRLANALQEEMRRREAVLDVLVQVNVSGEASKGGYEPAALPALADRLHALPNLRVRGVMTMAPFDAEERTLRAVFAGAREAREELRRRGHEAPVLSMGMSGDFEIAVEEGATHVRLGTMLFGHRG is encoded by the coding sequence ATGCCAATTTCCGACCATGTCACCGTTGTTCGGGAAGCCGTGGCGGAGGCGCGTGAGCGCATCGCCGCGGCCCGCGCGCGTGGTGGGCATGGACAGGACGTGACCCTGGTGGCCGTCACCAAGACGCACGGCCCAGAGGCCGTCGAGGCGGCGTATGCGGCCGGCGTGATGGACGTGGGCGAGAACCGGGTGCAGGAAGCCGAGCGCAAGATGGACGCGGTCACAGTGCCGGTCCGCTGGCATCTGATTGGTCACCTGCAAACCAACAAGGCCGGGCACGTGCATCGTTTTCATCTCCTGCACAGCCTCGATCGCGATCGTCTGGCCAACGCCCTGCAGGAGGAGATGCGTCGCCGTGAGGCGGTGTTGGACGTGCTGGTGCAGGTCAACGTGAGTGGCGAAGCCAGCAAGGGTGGGTATGAGCCCGCCGCCTTGCCGGCACTCGCCGACCGGCTGCATGCGCTGCCCAATCTGCGTGTGCGTGGCGTCATGACCATGGCGCCGTTCGACGCCGAGGAGCGCACGCTGCGCGCGGTGTTTGCGGGCGCGCGCGAAGCCCGCGAAGAATTGCGCCGCCGCGGCCATGAGGCGCCCGTGCTGAGCATGGGCATGTCGGGCGACTTCGAGATCGCGGTGGAAGAAGGGGCCACACATGTGCGCCTCGGCACCATGCTGTTCGGCCATCGCGGCTGA
- a CDS encoding protein O-mannosyl-transferase family, protein MARPRLVVPLSPTIVATVVATMVLFATYLSTAAPDLTFWDASEFTAAAHVLGIPHPPGTPLWIVLGKLATLLFSGTSPARMVTVLAVWCAALAGGLGAWLVSRWSGARAGVVSAVTAGTMYTVWSQATEAEVYAAALLLAVAMLVAGELSGRASATGDVLTSERGRALLAFLAGLALPLHLSALVALPAAVALAYGGARPSRNTVVLWGALLLLGASAVLVLPLRSLHNPPLDSGNPETWRALWSVLQRDQYEVAGLLPRRAPWWLQLGNLGQWADWQVAFGLHPYPTAAWPRTLLTLAWPWLAALGLRAVWRSDARVGRGMLVLLLSASLGVVAWLNLRAGPSFGVGVLPDGALHEARERDYFFALAFWAWGLLAGVGLASLSGALARRLPRPLALLPLSFALVPLVANRSVADRAREPVATLPRTYARLLLDAVPTNGVLLTAGDNDTFPLWYLQMVEDHRPDVTVVTVPLLGASWYREALAARGLLDSAMVHTWPGLAPALQMVHHRAEGRQRVVRVSTMLSAGDRERVAPDMGWRWEGLVWAPDTAAGVAIDATRWRRAAAQLPRSSLQALPAGADPAARAVQRLLRCLAEPPPDLLVSGC, encoded by the coding sequence TTGGCGCGTCCCCGACTCGTTGTTCCGCTGTCTCCCACCATCGTCGCCACTGTCGTGGCGACGATGGTGCTTTTTGCGACCTATCTGTCCACGGCCGCGCCCGATCTGACCTTCTGGGACGCGTCGGAGTTTACGGCGGCTGCACATGTGCTGGGCATTCCGCATCCGCCCGGCACGCCGCTGTGGATTGTGTTGGGCAAGCTGGCCACGCTGCTGTTTTCGGGAACGTCACCGGCTCGCATGGTGACGGTGTTGGCCGTCTGGTGCGCGGCGCTGGCGGGCGGCTTGGGGGCGTGGCTGGTATCGCGGTGGTCCGGTGCGCGGGCCGGCGTGGTGTCGGCGGTGACGGCCGGTACCATGTACACCGTGTGGAGCCAGGCCACCGAGGCCGAGGTGTATGCCGCCGCGCTGTTGCTTGCCGTGGCCATGCTCGTGGCCGGGGAGCTGAGTGGTCGCGCGTCCGCCACGGGCGATGTGCTCACGAGTGAGCGCGGCCGGGCGCTGCTGGCTTTTCTTGCGGGCCTTGCGCTGCCGCTCCACCTGAGCGCTCTGGTGGCGTTGCCGGCGGCGGTGGCGCTGGCCTACGGCGGCGCGCGCCCGTCGCGCAACACGGTGGTGTTGTGGGGCGCGTTGCTGCTGCTGGGCGCGTCGGCCGTGCTGGTGCTGCCGCTGCGCTCGTTGCACAATCCGCCGCTCGACTCCGGCAATCCGGAAACGTGGCGCGCCCTCTGGAGCGTGCTGCAACGCGACCAGTACGAAGTCGCGGGGCTGTTGCCGCGGCGGGCTCCGTGGTGGCTGCAACTGGGCAACCTCGGGCAGTGGGCCGACTGGCAGGTGGCCTTCGGACTGCACCCGTATCCGACGGCGGCTTGGCCGCGCACGCTGCTCACGCTGGCCTGGCCGTGGTTGGCCGCACTCGGGCTGCGCGCCGTCTGGCGCAGCGATGCGCGTGTTGGTCGAGGCATGCTCGTCCTGCTGCTCAGCGCGTCGCTGGGGGTAGTCGCGTGGCTCAACCTGCGCGCGGGGCCCAGTTTCGGTGTCGGGGTGTTGCCGGATGGCGCGCTGCATGAGGCGCGGGAACGCGATTACTTCTTTGCGTTGGCGTTCTGGGCCTGGGGGCTCTTGGCTGGTGTGGGTTTGGCCAGTCTCTCGGGAGCGCTCGCGCGCCGACTGCCGCGGCCGCTGGCCTTGCTGCCCCTGTCATTCGCCCTTGTCCCGCTCGTCGCCAACCGCAGTGTGGCCGATCGCGCGCGCGAGCCCGTGGCCACCTTGCCTCGCACCTACGCGAGGCTGTTACTGGACGCGGTCCCCACCAATGGCGTGCTGCTCACGGCCGGTGACAACGACACCTTTCCGCTGTGGTACCTGCAAATGGTCGAGGACCACCGCCCAGATGTGACCGTAGTGACGGTGCCTTTGCTGGGCGCCTCGTGGTACCGCGAAGCGCTGGCCGCACGCGGCCTGCTGGACTCGGCTATGGTGCACACCTGGCCCGGACTGGCCCCGGCGCTGCAGATGGTGCACCACCGCGCGGAAGGCCGTCAGCGTGTCGTGCGCGTGAGTACCATGCTGAGCGCGGGTGACCGCGAGCGTGTGGCACCCGACATGGGGTGGCGCTGGGAAGGCCTGGTGTGGGCGCCTGACACGGCGGCCGGCGTTGCGATCGATGCCACGCGCTGGCGCCGCGCCGCTGCCCAATTGCCACGCTCGTCGCTGCAGGCCTTGCCGGCGGGCGCCGACCCGGCCGCCCGCGCGGTGCAGCGGCTGCTGCGCTGTCTCGCGGAGCCCCCGCCGGACTTACTTGTGTCGGGCTGCTGA
- a CDS encoding DivIVA domain-containing protein, protein MTDDSFQGFHLTALDARRYDFGNALRGYDRARVDQFREQVAEELERLARQNQDLDTKARNFHEQLKAFRDREKALNEALVSAQQLRGEIREQAEREAQLIVREAQQEAERQLAAVREEMRRAQDDLQQILRTRRTFLSQLRNQLERQLSELNAAENEALPEFPTPRTLTAMNTGLGEPPVARDIREMPPRPMAPTPSWLDAVVEEEES, encoded by the coding sequence ATGACCGACGACAGTTTCCAGGGCTTCCACCTCACCGCGCTCGATGCGCGTCGCTACGACTTCGGCAACGCGCTGCGTGGCTATGATCGCGCGCGTGTGGACCAGTTTCGCGAACAGGTGGCCGAGGAACTCGAGCGCCTGGCGCGACAGAATCAGGATCTCGACACCAAGGCGCGCAATTTTCACGAGCAACTCAAGGCGTTTCGCGATCGCGAGAAGGCCCTCAATGAGGCGCTGGTGAGTGCACAGCAGTTGCGTGGCGAGATCCGGGAACAGGCCGAGCGCGAAGCGCAGCTCATCGTGCGCGAGGCACAACAGGAAGCAGAGCGCCAACTGGCCGCCGTGCGCGAGGAGATGCGACGCGCACAGGACGACCTGCAACAGATCCTGCGCACGCGTCGCACGTTTCTGTCGCAGTTGCGCAATCAGCTCGAGCGGCAGTTGTCGGAACTCAACGCCGCCGAAAACGAGGCCTTGCCGGAGTTTCCCACGCCGCGCACGCTCACAGCCATGAACACCGGTCTGGGCGAGCCGCCGGTGGCGCGCGATATCCGCGAGATGCCGCCGCGTCCGATGGCGCCCACACCCTCGTGGCTCGACGCCGTGGTGGAGGAAGAAGAATCGTGA